One segment of Octopus sinensis linkage group LG27, ASM634580v1, whole genome shotgun sequence DNA contains the following:
- the LOC115225067 gene encoding zinc finger protein 436-like isoform X2: MRNYYLIMNDLRKPNKPDSGERPYHCDICGKLFTEETVLTKHKCIDTGEKPHHCDVCGKSFSQSSSLTRHVRTHTGEKPYHCDICGESFSESGHVTMHRRTHTDEKPYHCNICSKSFSRSSDLFRHQRTHTGEKPYHCNICCKSFSRSGDRRLIDRNFTEQRREFRLVTREG; encoded by the exons ATGAGAAATTATTATCTTATAATGAATGAtttaagaaaaccaaacaaaccTGATTCAGGTGagaggccatatcactgtgatatctgtggtaaattattcactGAAGAAACAGTCTTGACCAAACACAAATGCATtgatacaggtgagaaaccacatcactgtgatgtctgtggtaaatcattctctcaaagtagttctTTGACTAggcacgtacgtacacatacgggagaaaaaccatatcattgtgacatctgtggtgaatcattttctgaaagtggCCACGTGACTATGCACAGGCGTACTCATACAgatgagaagccatatcattgcaatatctgtagtaaatcattctctcgaagtagtGACTTGTTTAGACACCAACGTACAC atacaggagagaagccatatcattgcaatatctgttgtaaatcattctctcgaagtggtGACAGACGACTTATAGACAGGAATTTCACTGAGCAAAGAAGGGAATTCCGATTAGTCACAAGGGAGGGCTGA
- the LOC115225064 gene encoding zinc finger protein 239-like isoform X2, which translates to MHKHTHTGEKVYHCDTCGESFSKDSNLSRHKRIHTGEKPYHCDICDRSFSSSSHLSKHKYIHTGEKPYHCDICGKSFSQNNVLTIHKRTHTGEKPYQCDICGKSFSQNSVLIIHKHIHTGETPYHCDICGKSFSDKSNFRRHKHLHTGEKAKGSCV; encoded by the exons atgcacaaacatactcatacaggtgagaaagtgtatcattgtgatacctgtggtgaatcattctctaagGATAGTAACTTatctagacacaaac gtattcatacgggagagaaaccatatcactgtgatatctgtgatagaTCATTCTCTAGCAGTAGTCACTTatctaaacacaaatatattcatacaggagagaagccatatcactgtgatatctgtggtaaatcattttcccaaAATAATGTCTTAACTATACACAA acgtactcatacaggagagaaaccatatcaatgtgacatctgtggtaaatcattctctcaaaatagtgtcttaattatacacaaacatattcatacaggagagacaccttatcattgtgatatttgtggtaaatcattctctgataagAGTAACTTCAGAAGACACAAAcatcttcatacaggagagaaagcaAAAGGATCGTGTGTGTAG
- the LOC115225067 gene encoding zinc finger protein 436-like isoform X1, translated as MRNYYLIMNDLRKPNKPDSGERPYHCDICGKLFTEETVLTKHKCIDTGEKPHHCDVCGKSFSQSSSLTRHVRTHTGEKPYHCDICGESFSESGHVTMHRRTHTDEKPYHCNICSKSFSRSSDLFRHQRTHTGEKPYHCDLCGESFSQNNILSSHTLIHIGENPYHCDVCGKSFSKRLLKYTLEYSYTSVTV; from the exons ATGAGAAATTATTATCTTATAATGAATGAtttaagaaaaccaaacaaaccTGATTCAGGTGagaggccatatcactgtgatatctgtggtaaattattcactGAAGAAACAGTCTTGACCAAACACAAATGCATtgatacaggtgagaaaccacatcactgtgatgtctgtggtaaatcattctctcaaagtagttctTTGACTAggcacgtacgtacacatacgggagaaaaaccatatcattgtgacatctgtggtgaatcattttctgaaagtggCCACGTGACTATGCACAGGCGTACTCATACAgatgagaagccatatcattgcaatatctgtagtaaatcattctctcgaagtagtGACTTGTTTAGACACCAACGTACACATACGGGAgaaaaaccttatcattgtgatctctgtggtgaatcattttctcaaaata ACATTTTATCTAGTCACACACTTATTCATATAGGAGAAAatccatatcattgtgatgtctgtggtaaatcattctcaaaaAGGCTACTTAAGTACACATTGgagtattcatacacaagtgtaactgtatga